Proteins encoded by one window of Bryobacteraceae bacterium:
- a CDS encoding transglutaminase family protein produces the protein MSIRVALHHQTIYEYDQLVTLSPQLVRLRPAPHSRTHVQSYSLKVEPSNHFVNWQQDPQSNWVARYVFPEKTDRFSVEVDLVADMTVVNPFDFFLEPEAENFPFEYDPNLASQLRPFRETLPLTPRLAEYVAAIDRTPQHAVTFLVSLNQRLQKEITYLIRMEPGVQTPEQTLESASGSCRDSAWLLVQVLRNLGLAARFVSGYLIQLTADVKSLDGPSGPAEDFTDLHAWTEVYLPGAGWVGLDPTSGLFAGEGHIPLAATPEPSSAAPITGLVSPSKVEFAHHMKVTRIHEDPRVTKPYTEDQWSRIEALGHQVDDELIAADARLTMGGEPTFVSIDDMDGEEWNTAALGKEKERRAGHLIRRLRDCFAPGGLLHFGQGKWYPGESLPRWAFTCYWRSDKTPLWRDDRWIANPEYDYGYGVEEARRFADSLADRVTVGPSFVIAAFEDPLEYIHKERKLPYNVTPGDSRLADPEERDRLRRVFERGLDQPSGFVLPLRRVFTKDGPAWQSGMWMLRGRHLFLAPGDSPVGLRLPLQSLGHEPPARAQQVFEADPLGPLQDFPQPAIVTAAAPTAHRQRVHEQVASSEGPIVRTALAVEARHGRIHVFLPPTSSAADYLELVMAVEDTAAQLCMPVLVEGYAPPYDSRLHQLKVTPDPGVIEVNVQPASNWNELVDITTTLYEQARQCRLGTEKFMLDGRHTGTGGGNHIVLGGARPADSPFLRRPDLLRSLVCYWLNHPSLSYLFSGTFIGPTSQAPRVDETRADAVYELEIACGLLPDPAHGQSCPPWMVDRIFRNLLVDVTGNTHRAEFCIDKLYSPDSSSGRLGLLEMRAFEMPPHARMSLTQQLLLRALIARFWREPYRERPVRWGTRLHDEFLLPYFVERDFSAVLGGLRRAGYGMEDEWFAPHFEFRFPVYGRVIYEGVEIELRQGIEPWYVLGEEPAAGGATRYVDSSVERLQVRVRNLTGERLQVACNGHVLPLRPTGTHGEFVCGVRYRAWQPPRCLHPTIAVHTPLVFDLYDRVAGRAVGGCTYRVAHPGGRNYETFPVNANEAEARRMARFESFGHTPSQMHVDWRPVDPEFPSTLDLRKRGSGAY, from the coding sequence GTGTCCATTCGAGTCGCACTCCACCACCAAACGATTTACGAATACGACCAGTTGGTGACTCTGTCGCCGCAGTTGGTTCGCCTGCGTCCCGCGCCGCATTCCCGCACTCACGTTCAGAGCTATTCGCTGAAGGTCGAGCCGTCGAACCACTTCGTCAACTGGCAGCAGGATCCGCAAAGCAACTGGGTGGCGCGCTATGTCTTCCCGGAGAAGACGGACCGGTTCTCCGTGGAAGTGGATCTCGTGGCCGACATGACGGTGGTCAACCCCTTCGACTTCTTCCTCGAACCTGAAGCCGAGAATTTCCCTTTCGAGTACGATCCCAATCTCGCGAGCCAGTTGCGGCCCTTTCGCGAGACCCTGCCCCTGACGCCGCGGCTCGCCGAGTACGTGGCCGCCATTGACCGTACGCCCCAACACGCCGTCACGTTCCTCGTGAGCCTCAACCAGCGTCTCCAAAAGGAAATCACGTACCTCATCCGCATGGAGCCCGGCGTGCAAACGCCGGAACAGACGCTCGAGTCCGCAAGCGGCTCCTGCCGCGACTCGGCTTGGCTACTTGTGCAGGTCCTGCGCAACCTCGGTCTCGCCGCGCGTTTCGTCTCCGGCTATCTCATCCAGTTGACCGCCGACGTGAAATCTCTCGATGGCCCTTCGGGGCCGGCCGAAGACTTCACCGATCTCCACGCGTGGACCGAGGTCTACCTGCCCGGCGCCGGCTGGGTGGGGCTGGATCCAACCTCGGGTCTCTTCGCGGGCGAAGGCCACATCCCGCTCGCCGCCACGCCGGAACCTTCATCGGCCGCACCCATCACCGGTCTCGTCAGCCCGTCCAAGGTGGAGTTCGCGCACCACATGAAGGTGACGCGCATTCACGAGGACCCGCGCGTCACCAAGCCCTACACGGAAGACCAATGGTCGCGGATCGAAGCCCTTGGCCACCAGGTGGATGACGAACTGATCGCCGCTGACGCCCGGCTCACAATGGGCGGCGAGCCCACCTTCGTCTCCATCGACGACATGGACGGCGAAGAGTGGAACACAGCCGCGCTCGGCAAGGAAAAGGAACGGCGCGCCGGCCATCTCATCCGCCGTCTGCGCGACTGTTTCGCTCCCGGAGGCCTGCTGCACTTCGGGCAGGGCAAGTGGTATCCCGGCGAATCCCTGCCGCGTTGGGCTTTCACCTGCTACTGGCGATCCGACAAGACGCCGTTGTGGCGCGACGACCGCTGGATCGCCAATCCCGAGTACGACTACGGCTACGGCGTTGAAGAGGCGCGCCGGTTCGCCGATTCGCTCGCCGACCGCGTCACCGTCGGACCCTCGTTCGTGATCGCCGCCTTCGAAGATCCCCTCGAGTACATCCACAAAGAGCGCAAGCTGCCCTACAACGTAACGCCCGGCGATAGCCGCCTCGCCGATCCGGAGGAACGCGACCGTCTCCGCCGTGTGTTCGAGCGCGGGCTCGATCAGCCCAGCGGTTTCGTGCTTCCGCTGCGGCGCGTGTTCACCAAGGACGGTCCAGCCTGGCAAAGCGGCATGTGGATGCTTCGCGGCCGCCACCTGTTCCTCGCGCCGGGCGATTCGCCGGTGGGTCTGCGCCTTCCTCTGCAGAGCCTCGGCCACGAACCGCCGGCTCGTGCTCAGCAGGTGTTCGAAGCCGATCCCCTGGGTCCGCTGCAGGACTTCCCGCAGCCTGCCATCGTCACCGCGGCCGCGCCCACCGCGCACCGTCAGCGCGTTCACGAGCAGGTGGCGTCGTCGGAAGGCCCCATCGTGCGCACGGCCCTCGCCGTGGAGGCGCGCCACGGCCGGATTCATGTGTTCCTTCCCCCTACTTCTTCCGCGGCCGACTATCTCGAACTGGTGATGGCCGTGGAGGACACCGCCGCGCAATTGTGCATGCCGGTTCTCGTCGAAGGATACGCGCCGCCTTACGATTCACGTCTCCACCAGTTGAAGGTGACGCCCGATCCCGGCGTCATCGAAGTGAACGTACAGCCGGCGTCGAACTGGAACGAACTGGTCGATATCACCACCACGCTCTACGAGCAGGCGCGCCAGTGCCGGCTTGGAACCGAGAAGTTCATGCTCGACGGCCGCCACACCGGCACCGGCGGCGGCAACCATATCGTCCTCGGCGGAGCCAGGCCCGCCGACAGTCCTTTCCTGCGCCGGCCGGATCTGTTGCGGTCCCTCGTCTGCTACTGGCTGAATCACCCCTCGCTTTCTTACCTCTTTTCCGGGACATTCATCGGCCCCACGAGTCAGGCCCCGCGCGTCGACGAAACGCGCGCCGACGCCGTCTATGAACTCGAGATCGCGTGCGGGCTTTTGCCCGATCCGGCTCACGGCCAGTCATGCCCGCCGTGGATGGTGGATCGCATTTTCCGCAACCTGCTCGTCGACGTCACCGGCAACACCCACCGCGCCGAGTTCTGCATCGACAAGCTCTACTCGCCCGATTCATCGAGCGGCCGTCTCGGTCTGCTCGAAATGCGCGCCTTCGAGATGCCCCCCCACGCGCGCATGAGCCTCACCCAGCAATTGCTCCTGCGGGCCCTGATTGCTCGCTTCTGGCGCGAGCCGTATCGCGAGCGGCCCGTGCGGTGGGGCACGCGCCTGCACGACGAGTTCCTGCTGCCGTACTTCGTTGAGCGCGATTTCAGCGCCGTGCTCGGAGGGCTGCGGCGGGCCGGTTACGGGATGGAAGACGAGTGGTTCGCGCCCCACTTCGAGTTCCGGTTCCCGGTCTACGGGCGCGTCATCTACGAAGGCGTTGAGATCGAGCTGCGGCAAGGCATCGAGCCCTGGTACGTGCTGGGAGAGGAACCCGCCGCTGGCGGCGCCACGCGCTACGTGGATTCGTCGGTGGAGCGCCTCCAGGTGCGCGTCCGCAATCTCACCGGCGAGCGCTTACAGGTGGCATGCAACGGCCACGTGCTTCCGCTGCGTCCAACCGGCACCCACGGCGAGTTCGTCTGCGGCGTCCGCTACCGCGCCTGGCAGCCGCCGCGGTGCCTGCACCCGACCATCGCTGTCCATACGCCGCTGGTGTTCGACCTCTACGATCGTGTCGCCGGAAGAGCCGTGGGCGGCTGCACCTATCGTGTGGCGCATCCCGGCGGACGCAACTACGAGACGTTCCCCGTCAACGCCAACGAAGCCGAG
- a CDS encoding heparin lyase I family protein produces MSFRLLLFAAAVASPTAAEVLFRADFETGDLSQWAASGTRGQNTTPRNAAAVSDVVHSGKYAGRFTIHADDVFNDRQLRVQVGGPRITVEEGSDTYLSFWLYMAEAPKDRDNFFYWEGAPPPRYNNVMTWWVEPREGGGAWIRYGTGNLGRNGTEWEAEFTPGKWHHLAMHIHWSEDAAKGRVRLWFDGAPALDRALKTKGAESVYFCQPGIHRSPHRPSEDTIYFDDFVMATTLGEVLPKP; encoded by the coding sequence GTGTCATTCCGACTCCTTCTTTTCGCTGCCGCGGTTGCGAGCCCAACCGCCGCCGAGGTGTTGTTCCGCGCCGACTTCGAGACGGGCGACCTGAGCCAGTGGGCGGCGAGCGGGACGCGCGGGCAGAACACGACGCCGCGCAATGCCGCCGCAGTGAGCGATGTTGTCCATAGCGGGAAGTACGCGGGCCGGTTCACGATCCACGCGGATGACGTGTTCAACGATCGCCAGTTGCGTGTGCAGGTGGGCGGACCGCGGATCACGGTGGAGGAGGGTTCCGACACATATCTTTCGTTCTGGCTGTACATGGCGGAGGCGCCGAAGGATCGCGACAACTTCTTCTACTGGGAAGGCGCGCCGCCGCCGCGCTACAACAACGTGATGACGTGGTGGGTGGAGCCGCGCGAGGGCGGGGGAGCGTGGATCCGGTACGGTACGGGCAACCTGGGACGCAACGGCACGGAGTGGGAGGCGGAGTTCACGCCGGGCAAGTGGCATCACCTGGCGATGCACATTCACTGGTCCGAAGATGCCGCAAAGGGGCGCGTACGGTTGTGGTTCGACGGGGCGCCGGCGCTGGACCGGGCGTTGAAGACGAAGGGCGCGGAATCCGTGTACTTCTGCCAGCCGGGAATTCACCGGAGTCCGCATCGGCCGTCCGAGGATACGATCTACTTCGACGACTTCGTGATGGCGACGACGCTCGGCGAAGTGCTCCCGAAGCCGTAG
- a CDS encoding PadR family transcriptional regulator, with translation MSRPSDLVQGTLDLLLLKIIALEPLHGWAIGQRLRHVSGETLQVSDGSLYPALHKLEQSGWITAEWKVTENGRRAKFYKLTRPGQKALAREAETWERLSQAISAVVRLERA, from the coding sequence ATGAGTAGACCCTCCGATCTCGTTCAAGGCACTCTCGACCTCCTTCTCCTGAAGATCATCGCCCTCGAACCCCTCCATGGCTGGGCCATCGGCCAGCGGCTGCGGCACGTCTCCGGCGAGACGTTGCAGGTTAGCGACGGCTCACTCTACCCGGCGCTGCACAAGCTCGAGCAATCGGGCTGGATCACGGCGGAGTGGAAGGTCACCGAAAACGGCCGGCGTGCGAAGTTCTACAAGCTCACCCGGCCCGGACAGAAGGCCCTCGCGCGCGAGGCGGAGACCTGGGAGCGGCTTTCGCAGGCCATTTCCGCGGTGGTTCGGCTCGAACGGGCGTAG
- a CDS encoding ABC transporter permease, which yields MRLLYTLRLRLRSLFRRSAVERDLDEEIAYHVARRVEEEIARGVEPTEARRIAIRAMEGIEQHKEACRDMRRTTPVEDLIRDLRYAARSLLRSPAFTAVTLLSLALGIGANTAIYSLIDKLLVESLPVENPRELVMFQPEGYRSGWIMDRSNVSYPLYRGLSEAQDGFTGLLAERSDNASMEYNGVTQRVAIAAVSGNYFQVLGVRPAAGRLLSPDDNRTPGAHPVAVLTHGFWRERFGADPAIAGRSVRINGYPFTIAGVAQSPFNGLEVGGTLDVIVPAMMLRQVTTYGDALESRSSYIFNLYGRLKPGVTRAGAEARLQPLYLAQVEQDVAAAGARGPSDDRWRESKVHLVDGRRGTSRLRSTLQTPLTALLAMTVVVLLIACANIAGLLMARSAARAKEIGIRLAIGASRRRIARQLLTESLLLAAAGGLLGLLVANATLRALVAQAGESGQRLLAVIGFLDTRVLGVAFAASLITGLTFGVLPALRASRQAAVHLKAGASSERAGHVRLRKALVTAQVALGIVLVAAAGLFQRTLQNLRTTETGFEASHLAQFSLNAGYAGHQPAGTAVLFDRILSGLRAIPGVESATAATFPIFANSHVNFWLEVEGYNYAENENRSCVSNALAPGYFRIMGMKLLRGRDFAASDARNAPRVTIVNETFARKYFPNRDPIGHRIRLSWGLGTRYSYEIVGVVKDARLANLRDAPERNFFMPLAQWDPLNSAVFYVRVRPGGVSADIRNTVQRLAPAIPITGYRTIEQQIDRLLTPERLVASLSLAFGLLATGLAAFGLYGVTAFSVARRTREIGIRIALGAQRSTVLGMVLTDVGRMAAFGIAIGLALSLALSRYVESQLFGVAPRDVATLAAAALLLSAAALFSGWLPARRATRVDPVRALRQD from the coding sequence ATGCGGTTGTTGTACACGCTTCGCCTTCGGCTCCGGTCTCTCTTCCGGAGGTCGGCCGTGGAGCGCGATCTCGACGAGGAGATTGCCTATCACGTAGCGCGCCGGGTCGAAGAGGAGATCGCGAGGGGAGTTGAACCGACGGAGGCGCGGCGCATCGCGATCCGCGCCATGGAGGGCATCGAACAACACAAGGAGGCTTGCCGCGACATGAGACGCACAACCCCGGTGGAAGACCTGATCCGCGATCTTCGCTACGCCGCCCGGTCTCTGCTGCGCAGCCCGGCGTTCACGGCAGTGACGCTGCTCTCGCTCGCGCTCGGAATCGGCGCCAACACCGCCATCTACAGCTTGATCGACAAACTGCTGGTCGAATCGCTCCCGGTGGAGAATCCGCGGGAATTGGTGATGTTTCAGCCCGAAGGCTACCGCAGCGGCTGGATCATGGACCGATCGAACGTCTCGTATCCCTTGTACCGTGGGCTCTCGGAGGCGCAAGACGGATTCACCGGGCTGCTCGCGGAACGGAGCGACAACGCGAGCATGGAGTACAACGGCGTCACGCAACGCGTGGCGATCGCAGCCGTGAGCGGGAACTACTTTCAGGTGCTTGGTGTGCGGCCCGCCGCTGGGCGCCTGCTCAGTCCGGACGACAACCGGACTCCTGGCGCACACCCCGTCGCCGTACTCACCCACGGATTCTGGCGCGAGCGATTCGGCGCGGACCCAGCGATCGCGGGCCGCTCCGTGCGCATCAATGGCTATCCGTTCACCATCGCCGGAGTCGCCCAGTCGCCCTTCAACGGCTTGGAAGTGGGGGGCACGCTCGACGTCATCGTTCCGGCAATGATGCTCCGGCAGGTGACCACCTACGGCGATGCGCTCGAGAGCCGCAGTTCGTACATATTCAACCTCTACGGCCGGCTGAAGCCGGGCGTCACGCGCGCTGGCGCCGAGGCGAGGCTTCAGCCGCTCTACCTCGCTCAGGTCGAGCAGGACGTCGCCGCGGCGGGGGCGCGCGGCCCCAGCGACGATCGTTGGCGCGAAAGTAAAGTTCACCTCGTGGACGGGCGCCGCGGCACATCGCGTCTCCGGTCGACTTTGCAAACACCGCTCACCGCGCTGCTGGCCATGACCGTCGTTGTGCTGCTGATCGCTTGCGCCAACATCGCCGGTCTGCTGATGGCGCGCTCGGCGGCGCGGGCCAAGGAGATCGGCATCCGGCTGGCCATCGGAGCGTCGCGGAGACGCATCGCCCGGCAATTGCTAACCGAAAGCCTTCTGCTGGCGGCCGCCGGCGGGCTGCTCGGTCTGTTGGTGGCGAACGCGACCCTTCGCGCGCTTGTCGCCCAGGCGGGCGAGAGCGGCCAACGCCTTCTCGCTGTGATCGGATTCCTAGATACGAGGGTGCTCGGAGTCGCGTTCGCCGCGTCACTCATCACCGGACTGACCTTCGGCGTCCTCCCCGCTCTGCGAGCTTCGCGTCAGGCCGCCGTGCATCTCAAGGCGGGCGCCTCCTCGGAGCGGGCCGGCCATGTCCGCTTGCGGAAGGCCCTTGTGACCGCGCAGGTAGCGCTCGGGATCGTGCTCGTCGCGGCCGCGGGTCTCTTCCAGCGCACGCTGCAGAATCTCCGCACCACTGAAACCGGATTCGAAGCGAGCCACCTGGCGCAGTTCAGCCTCAACGCCGGGTACGCCGGGCACCAGCCGGCCGGCACGGCTGTGCTGTTCGATCGGATCCTCTCCGGCCTGCGCGCGATTCCCGGCGTCGAAAGCGCAACCGCCGCTACCTTTCCGATATTCGCGAACTCGCATGTCAATTTCTGGTTGGAAGTGGAAGGGTATAACTACGCGGAGAACGAGAACCGCTCCTGCGTCTCGAACGCGCTCGCCCCCGGCTACTTCAGAATCATGGGGATGAAGCTGCTCCGCGGCCGGGACTTCGCCGCCTCGGACGCCCGCAACGCTCCGCGGGTCACCATCGTCAACGAAACCTTCGCCCGGAAGTATTTCCCGAACCGCGATCCGATCGGACATCGAATCCGGCTCAGTTGGGGACTCGGCACGCGCTATTCGTACGAGATCGTCGGTGTGGTGAAGGACGCCCGGCTCGCTAATCTGCGCGACGCACCGGAGCGAAACTTTTTCATGCCGCTTGCCCAGTGGGACCCGCTCAACTCCGCCGTCTTTTACGTGAGGGTGAGGCCCGGGGGCGTTTCGGCCGACATTCGAAACACGGTTCAGCGGCTGGCGCCGGCGATACCGATCACGGGCTACCGAACCATCGAACAACAGATCGACCGGCTGCTCACGCCGGAGCGGCTGGTCGCCTCGCTCTCGCTTGCGTTCGGGCTCCTCGCCACGGGACTGGCGGCGTTCGGGCTCTACGGCGTCACCGCATTCTCGGTGGCACGCCGCACGCGCGAGATCGGCATCCGGATCGCGCTCGGCGCGCAGCGATCCACGGTGCTCGGCATGGTGCTTACTGACGTCGGACGAATGGCCGCCTTCGGCATCGCGATCGGCCTGGCTCTATCGCTCGCCCTGTCGCGATACGTCGAGTCGCAGCTATTCGGCGTCGCGCCGCGCGACGTTGCCACGCTGGCGGCCGCGGCGCTGCTACTCAGCGCCGCCGCGCTGTTTTCCGGCTGGCTGCCGGCGCGCCGCGCCACGCGGGTTGATCCCGTCCGCGCCCTCCGCCAGGACTGA
- a CDS encoding serine/threonine-protein kinase — protein MQFTGEGDVCPKCEWRHGSPAQSTMYLDPGFVLKEQYLVGRCLGAGGFGITYLGWDLNLARRIAIKEYFPSGVGVRATGDPRVFAHSPNVRNDYDWGLERYLEEARVVAQFENHPNIVAVKNYFPANGTAYMVLEHLDGITFEEFLARSGGKVNWDMALRVMTPVMDALREVHKAGLLHRDISPDNIFVLWSGQIKVIDFGAARYSMGQQSRNISVILKPGFAPPEQYETRGDQRPWTDVYAVAATMYRSITGEMPLPAPDRYRHPLPTPSSLGAGIGDMQERALLQALALEPEKRFATMEAFQRALRGEAAAPAPAPDPKPAPPVAKTEPSPTKPPLPSPAPPKPAPVGGFPKWLAAVAGVVFALVAAAVFWPRGGGAPASIEYFRADRETVRAGESAKLTWSVKDATQVYVGGLEQPSSGTMSVSPEETTAYSLVAMNKAGRQERVLRVTVAPRNQQRKEEESSNDEDRPNDQTNDERQPVTAGPKILSFEVSPTTVTPGAEARLHWSVIGANQVKIGSTKLPPSGSAPVRVQASTRYTLRATSSDGRVAEQSLVLNVAREAPPARQVEITRFGFTPPVVSGGQSARLDWSVQNATSVRINNRQVDHSGSTVVRMPTQPISAEIVAEGAGGPVRRTATLSVQSPSSGLPSEPVITQFTLSPSRIYNPGQIVTITYATRNAVRVEITPEVGNLTSTQGRVTVFPKSTTTYTMTAFDARGRSQTRTAAVDLIAANRYDSSNDQRQYRNQPAAPAWRVYHHHGSAMLSGFPIDFGQGRSSANGCYGTLTLNGKNLTFFSNSNDGFNINVDTIAEASQNRLRLGGHVAFHIKMNSGENYNFVPQVSANTIIGAIRRAQ, from the coding sequence ATGCAGTTCACTGGCGAGGGCGATGTGTGCCCGAAGTGCGAGTGGCGGCACGGGTCCCCGGCGCAGTCCACGATGTACCTGGACCCTGGCTTCGTGCTCAAGGAGCAATACCTGGTGGGCCGCTGCCTGGGCGCCGGCGGGTTCGGCATCACCTACCTCGGCTGGGATCTGAATCTCGCCCGCCGTATCGCGATCAAGGAGTACTTCCCGTCTGGAGTCGGTGTGCGCGCCACAGGCGATCCGCGGGTATTCGCGCACTCGCCGAACGTCCGCAACGATTATGACTGGGGCCTCGAGCGGTACCTCGAAGAGGCTCGCGTAGTGGCGCAGTTCGAGAATCACCCGAACATCGTCGCCGTGAAGAACTACTTCCCGGCCAACGGCACCGCCTATATGGTGCTGGAACATCTGGACGGCATCACCTTCGAGGAGTTCCTGGCGCGCTCCGGCGGCAAGGTGAACTGGGATATGGCGCTGCGCGTGATGACGCCGGTGATGGACGCCCTTCGTGAAGTCCACAAGGCCGGGCTGCTGCATCGCGACATCAGTCCCGATAATATTTTCGTGCTGTGGAGCGGGCAGATCAAGGTGATCGACTTCGGCGCGGCCCGCTACTCGATGGGCCAGCAGAGCCGCAATATTTCGGTGATCCTCAAACCCGGGTTCGCGCCGCCGGAGCAGTACGAAACGCGCGGCGACCAACGCCCCTGGACCGACGTCTACGCCGTCGCGGCGACCATGTATCGATCCATCACCGGCGAAATGCCGCTGCCCGCGCCGGACCGCTACCGTCATCCGCTGCCCACGCCGTCTTCGCTCGGCGCCGGGATCGGCGACATGCAGGAGCGCGCCCTCCTGCAGGCGCTGGCGCTCGAGCCGGAGAAGCGGTTCGCGACCATGGAGGCCTTTCAGCGCGCTCTGCGCGGGGAGGCGGCCGCACCCGCGCCGGCGCCTGATCCGAAACCGGCGCCGCCGGTGGCCAAGACCGAGCCGTCGCCCACCAAGCCGCCCCTACCAAGTCCGGCGCCGCCAAAACCGGCGCCGGTGGGAGGATTTCCAAAGTGGCTAGCGGCCGTGGCGGGCGTTGTGTTCGCGCTGGTGGCCGCGGCGGTCTTCTGGCCCCGCGGCGGCGGAGCGCCGGCCTCGATCGAGTATTTCCGCGCCGACCGCGAAACGGTGCGGGCCGGGGAAAGCGCGAAGCTCACATGGTCCGTCAAGGACGCGACGCAGGTGTATGTCGGCGGGCTTGAGCAGCCGTCTTCCGGAACGATGTCGGTGAGCCCGGAGGAAACCACCGCCTATTCGCTCGTCGCCATGAACAAGGCTGGACGTCAGGAACGCGTGTTGCGGGTTACCGTGGCGCCGCGAAACCAGCAACGAAAGGAAGAGGAGTCTTCGAACGACGAGGATCGTCCCAACGACCAGACCAACGATGAGCGCCAGCCGGTAACCGCCGGCCCGAAGATCCTGTCGTTCGAGGTGAGCCCCACGACGGTGACGCCCGGCGCTGAAGCGCGGCTCCATTGGTCGGTGATCGGCGCGAATCAGGTAAAGATCGGCAGTACAAAGCTTCCGCCCTCGGGGTCGGCGCCGGTCCGCGTGCAGGCGTCTACCCGCTACACCCTGCGCGCCACGAGCAGCGATGGACGCGTGGCGGAACAGTCGCTGGTGCTGAACGTCGCGCGTGAGGCGCCGCCGGCGCGGCAGGTGGAGATCACGCGGTTCGGATTCACGCCGCCGGTGGTTTCCGGTGGACAGAGTGCGCGGCTCGACTGGTCCGTGCAGAACGCCACCTCGGTTCGGATCAATAACCGGCAAGTGGATCATTCCGGGTCCACCGTCGTGCGGATGCCGACGCAGCCGATCTCGGCCGAGATCGTTGCCGAAGGCGCTGGCGGTCCGGTCCGCCGGACCGCGACGCTCTCTGTGCAATCCCCGTCATCGGGGTTGCCGTCCGAACCGGTAATCACGCAGTTCACGCTCAGCCCATCCAGGATCTACAACCCCGGTCAGATCGTGACGATCACCTATGCCACACGGAACGCCGTGCGCGTGGAGATCACGCCGGAGGTGGGGAACCTTACGTCGACCCAAGGACGTGTGACGGTGTTCCCGAAATCGACCACCACGTATACGATGACCGCTTTCGATGCGCGCGGCCGGTCCCAAACGCGGACAGCGGCCGTGGACCTCATCGCCGCGAACCGGTACGACTCGAGCAACGACCAGCGGCAATACAGGAACCAGCCTGCCGCGCCGGCCTGGCGCGTCTATCACCACCACGGTTCGGCGATGTTGTCCGGCTTTCCGATCGATTTCGGGCAGGGACGCTCGTCGGCGAACGGCTGCTACGGGACGCTGACGCTCAACGGGAAGAACCTCACGTTCTTTTCGAATTCGAACGATGGTTTCAACATCAACGTGGACACCATCGCGGAGGCGTCGCAGAACCGTCTGCGGCTCGGCGGCCACGTGGCGTTCCACATCAAGATGAACTCCGGCGAGAACTACAACTTCGTGCCGCAGGTTTCGGCGAACACGATCATCGGGGCGATCCGTCGCGCTCAGTAG